The Hyphomicrobiales bacterium genome has a window encoding:
- the ndk gene encoding nucleoside diphosphate kinase, with product MAVQRTFSILKPDATKRNLTGAVNAVIEKAGLRIVAQKRIQMTKAQAETFYAVHSARPFFGELVEFMTSGPVVVQVLEGEDAIAKYREVMGATNPANAAEGTVRKLFALSVGENTVHGSDAPETAAIEIAQFFSGNEIVG from the coding sequence ATGGCTGTCCAGCGTACCTTCTCCATTCTCAAGCCCGACGCGACCAAGCGCAACCTCACCGGCGCGGTCAACGCGGTCATCGAGAAGGCCGGCCTGCGTATCGTCGCGCAGAAGCGCATCCAGATGACGAAGGCCCAGGCCGAGACCTTCTATGCGGTCCACTCGGCGCGTCCCTTCTTCGGCGAGCTCGTCGAGTTCATGACCTCCGGCCCCGTCGTCGTGCAGGTGCTCGAAGGCGAGGATGCCATCGCGAAGTATCGCGAAGTGATGGGCGCCACCAACCCGGCGAACGCCGCCGAGGGCACTGTCCGCAAGCTCTTCGCCCTGTCGGTCGGCGAGAACACCGTCCATGGTTCGGACGCTCCGGAGACCGCGGCGATCGAGATCGCCCAGTTCTTCTCGGGCAACGAGATCGTCGGCTGA
- a CDS encoding hypothetical protein (Evidence 5 : Unknown function), with translation MRRCHAPRCRRLPGLPRRQRLPAWRERPEPRPSIRFRNSSDPPLCDQLCLHGSYMNYNRVSAGLKPEEGLLRIGAARGSRHATGRRNAGHAKDGGRRHCHEPCGAGRRQL, from the coding sequence ATGCGCCGGTGTCACGCTCCCAGGTGCCGACGACTTCCTGGGCTCCCGCGCCGGCAACGCTTGCCAGCATGGCGAGAGCGGCCAGAGCCGCGACCTTCGATCCGATTCCGGAATTCATCCGATCCTCCCTTGTGCGACCAGCTATGTCTGCATGGTTCATATATGAACTATAACAGGGTTTCGGCCGGGCTCAAGCCGGAAGAAGGGTTGCTGCGCATTGGTGCGGCGCGCGGCTCCCGACACGCGACAGGGCGCCGCAACGCCGGTCACGCGAAGGACGGCGGGCGTCGCCATTGCCACGAGCCTTGTGGGGCGGGGAGGCGGCAGCTATAA
- a CDS encoding conserved exported hypothetical protein (Evidence 4 : Unknown function but conserved in other organisms) — protein sequence MNSGIGSKVAALAALAMLASVAGAGAQEVVGTWERDTGASRVRFTKCGDALCGSLSWLKDTSGPAKVGQRIFYDMKPNGANKWSGSAFNPEDGKTYSGTMTLSGDTLTTAGCVMGGLICRSVKWNRSN from the coding sequence ATGAATTCCGGAATCGGATCGAAGGTCGCGGCTCTGGCCGCTCTCGCCATGCTGGCAAGCGTTGCCGGCGCGGGAGCCCAGGAAGTCGTCGGCACCTGGGAGCGTGACACCGGCGCATCGCGAGTGCGCTTCACCAAATGCGGCGACGCGCTCTGCGGCTCGCTCTCCTGGCTCAAGGACACGAGCGGGCCGGCCAAGGTCGGCCAGCGCATCTTCTACGACATGAAGCCGAACGGCGCGAACAAGTGGAGCGGCAGCGCCTTCAATCCGGAGGACGGCAAGACCTATTCCGGCACGATGACGCTGTCGGGCGACACCTTGACCACCGCCGGCTGCGTCATGGGCGGACTGATCTGCCGTTCGGTGAAGTGGAACCGATCGAACTGA
- the yfcG gene encoding disulfide reductase, with amino-acid sequence MLEECGLLYTVVPVNIGKGDQFKPDFLAISPNNRMPAIVDPDGPDGKPISVFESGAILQYLGRKTGKFYPKDERARVEVDEWLFWQMGGFGPMLGQTHHFRLYAPEPVPYAIERYTNEANRLYGVLNKRLEGRDFICGEYSIADMACIGWARGWERQGQDLKQFPNVARWLATMQARPAVQRGLKVGEELRNPAGISTPEEKGVLFGQKAR; translated from the coding sequence ATGCTCGAGGAATGCGGGCTGCTCTACACCGTCGTTCCGGTGAATATCGGCAAGGGCGACCAGTTCAAGCCGGACTTCCTCGCGATCTCGCCGAACAACCGCATGCCGGCGATCGTCGACCCCGACGGGCCGGACGGCAAACCGATCTCGGTCTTCGAATCCGGCGCGATCCTGCAATATCTCGGCCGCAAGACCGGGAAATTCTATCCGAAGGACGAGCGGGCCCGCGTCGAAGTCGACGAATGGCTGTTCTGGCAGATGGGCGGTTTCGGGCCGATGCTCGGCCAGACCCATCACTTCCGCCTCTACGCGCCCGAGCCCGTGCCCTACGCCATCGAACGCTATACCAACGAGGCCAACCGCTTGTACGGCGTGCTTAACAAGCGCCTCGAAGGCCGGGACTTCATCTGCGGCGAATATTCCATAGCCGACATGGCCTGCATCGGCTGGGCCCGTGGCTGGGAAAGGCAGGGCCAGGATCTCAAGCAGTTCCCGAACGTGGCGCGCTGGCTGGCGACCATGCAGGCGCGGCCGGCGGTGCAACGTGGGCTGAAGGTCGGCGAAGAGCTGCGCAACCCCGCCGGCATCAGCACGCCGGAGGAAAAGGGGGTCCTCTTCGGCCAGAAGGCGCGCTGA
- a CDS encoding GNAT family N-acetyltransferase, translating into MATSEASGIRMREAVAADVPRIATLIMHGAPVQKRTAEQILAEARDPVYLKAFEAVSANPYNTLFVAEREGLVVGTYQITLLPGMAERGRVRAKIESVHVAPEYRGRGIGAVMMRHALAFAAEKGVGLVELTSNKARPEAHRFYRSLGFEQSHEGFKKALPL; encoded by the coding sequence ATGGCGACCAGCGAGGCTTCCGGGATCCGCATGCGCGAGGCGGTCGCGGCGGACGTGCCGCGTATCGCCACCCTGATCATGCATGGCGCGCCGGTGCAGAAGCGGACGGCGGAACAGATCCTCGCCGAGGCGCGGGACCCGGTCTATCTGAAGGCCTTCGAGGCGGTGTCCGCCAATCCCTACAACACGCTTTTCGTGGCGGAGCGGGAAGGGCTGGTGGTCGGCACCTATCAGATCACCTTGCTGCCGGGCATGGCCGAGCGCGGCCGTGTTCGCGCCAAGATCGAGAGCGTCCACGTCGCGCCGGAATACCGTGGTCGCGGCATCGGCGCAGTGATGATGCGCCACGCGCTGGCTTTCGCTGCGGAGAAGGGCGTCGGGCTCGTCGAGCTGACCTCGAACAAGGCCCGTCCCGAGGCTCACCGCTTCTACCGGAGCCTGGGTTTCGAGCAGAGCCACGAGGGCTTCAAGAAGGCGCTTCCGCTCTGA
- a CDS encoding GNAT family N-acetyltransferase — protein sequence MTPAGLVIRDAEAADVPAVRALLVETWHDTYDGIYGWQRVAEITNAWHSLENLRAQLGRDEGVFLVALIGDEVVATASARPERDGAALLTRLYVLPAWQGVGIGRTLLQVALACFPEAPVARLEVESQNELAIAFYERMGFFLQRQARFDGREDTPNTLLMAKRLFAS from the coding sequence GTGACGCCCGCAGGTCTCGTCATCCGCGACGCCGAAGCCGCCGATGTTCCGGCGGTGAGGGCGCTGTTGGTCGAGACCTGGCATGACACCTATGACGGCATCTATGGCTGGCAGCGCGTCGCCGAGATCACCAATGCCTGGCACTCGCTCGAAAACCTGCGGGCTCAGCTCGGCCGCGACGAGGGCGTCTTTCTCGTCGCGCTGATCGGCGACGAAGTCGTCGCCACCGCTTCCGCCCGACCGGAACGGGACGGCGCGGCCCTGCTGACGCGGCTCTATGTCCTGCCGGCCTGGCAGGGCGTCGGCATCGGGCGCACGCTTTTGCAGGTGGCGCTGGCCTGCTTCCCGGAGGCGCCGGTCGCGCGTCTGGAAGTCGAGAGCCAGAACGAACTCGCCATCGCCTTCTACGAGCGCATGGGTTTCTTCCTGCAGCGGCAGGCGCGCTTCGATGGCCGGGAAGACACGCCCAACACGCTGCTGATGGCCAAGCGGCTTTTCGCGAGCTGA
- the gatB gene encoding Aspartyl/glutamyl-tRNA(Asn/Gln) amidotransferase subunit B, translated as MNAHARPADPKKLIKGATGDWEIVIGMEIHAQVTSNAKLFSGASTGFGAEPNEHVSLVDAAMPGMLPVINAECVRQAVRTGLGLNAQINNRSVFDRKNYFYPDLPQGYQISQYKSPIVGEGEITVDLSPTEQITVGIERLHLEQDAGKSIHDQHPTMSFVDLNRSGVALMEIVSKPDLRSADEAKAYVSKLRTILRYLGTCDGDMEKGNLRADVNVSVRKPGDALGTRCEIKNVNSIRFIGQAVETEARRQIGIIEDGGTIDQETRLYDPGKGETRSMRSKEEAHDYRYFPDPDLLPLEFDDAFVESLKGALPELPDAKKARFIATYALSPYDASVLVAEREQADYFEEVAKGRDGKAAANWVINELFGRLNKEGKDITTSPVSAAQLGGLVDLIGEGVISGKIAKDLFEIVWTEGGDPREIVEARGMKQVTDTGAIEKAVDEIIAANPDKVEQVKAKPTMLGWFVGQAMKASGGKANPQALNEILKKKLGIE; from the coding sequence ATGAATGCGCATGCCCGCCCCGCCGACCCGAAGAAGCTGATCAAGGGCGCGACCGGTGATTGGGAGATCGTGATCGGCATGGAGATCCATGCCCAGGTCACCTCCAATGCCAAGCTGTTCTCCGGTGCCTCGACCGGTTTCGGCGCCGAGCCGAACGAGCATGTCAGCCTCGTCGACGCCGCCATGCCCGGCATGCTGCCGGTCATCAATGCCGAATGCGTCCGTCAGGCGGTCCGCACGGGCCTGGGCCTCAACGCGCAGATCAACAACCGCTCGGTCTTCGACCGGAAGAACTATTTCTATCCCGATCTGCCGCAGGGCTACCAGATCAGCCAGTACAAGAGCCCGATCGTGGGCGAGGGCGAGATCACCGTCGATCTCTCGCCGACCGAGCAGATCACCGTCGGCATCGAGCGCCTGCATCTCGAGCAGGACGCCGGCAAGTCGATCCACGACCAGCACCCGACGATGAGCTTCGTCGACCTCAACCGCTCGGGCGTGGCGCTGATGGAGATCGTCTCCAAGCCGGACCTGCGCTCGGCGGACGAGGCCAAGGCCTATGTCTCGAAGCTGCGCACCATCCTGCGCTATCTCGGCACCTGCGACGGCGACATGGAGAAGGGCAATCTCCGCGCCGACGTGAATGTCTCCGTGCGCAAGCCGGGCGACGCTCTCGGCACGCGCTGCGAGATCAAGAACGTCAACTCGATCCGCTTCATCGGCCAGGCAGTCGAGACCGAGGCGCGCCGCCAGATCGGCATCATCGAGGATGGCGGCACCATCGACCAGGAAACCCGCCTCTACGATCCCGGCAAGGGCGAGACGCGCTCGATGCGCTCCAAGGAAGAAGCGCATGACTATCGCTATTTCCCGGACCCGGACCTGCTGCCGCTCGAATTCGACGACGCCTTCGTCGAGAGCCTGAAGGGCGCACTGCCGGAGCTGCCGGACGCCAAGAAGGCCCGCTTCATCGCGACCTACGCGCTCTCGCCCTATGACGCCTCGGTGCTGGTCGCCGAGCGCGAGCAGGCCGACTATTTCGAGGAAGTCGCCAAGGGCCGCGACGGCAAGGCCGCCGCAAACTGGGTGATCAACGAGCTGTTCGGCCGCCTCAACAAGGAAGGCAAGGACATCACGACATCGCCGGTCTCCGCTGCGCAGCTCGGCGGGCTCGTCGACCTGATCGGCGAGGGCGTGATCTCCGGCAAGATCGCCAAGGACCTGTTCGAGATCGTCTGGACAGAAGGCGGCGACCCGCGCGAGATCGTCGAGGCCCGCGGCATGAAGCAGGTCACCGACACCGGCGCCATCGAGAAGGCGGTCGACGAGATCATCGCGGCCAATCCCGACAAGGTCGAGCAGGTCAAGGCGAAGCCGACCATGCTGGGCTGGTTCGTCGGCCAGGCGATGAAGGCCTCGGGCGGCAAGGCCAACCCGCAGGCGCTGAATGAGATTCTGAAGAAGAAGCTCGGCATCGAGTGA
- a CDS encoding Efflux RND transporter periplasmic adaptor subunit — protein MSRSRFIGLVLTAIAVSSGPASFDAAAQGAPPAPPVQVAPPLAKRITNWDEFTGRFEASEQVEVRARVSGFIDRVHFQDGSLIQKGDLLFTIDQRPYKLAVDVARAEVARAKAQVELAQNEVERAEGLTQNRTITARDVDQRRANLNSAVGTLQGGEANLKNAELNLEWTEVRAPLSGRISNRRVDPGNLIAGGQSGATLLTTIVAVSPIYFTFDVSEADFLRYSRMASLRDGSGNDAGVPVEVRLSDETQWGRRGKVNFVDNALNARSATIRGRAVFDNKDQFLTPGVFGRLRFFAGEADALLVPDTVIASDQANKVVLTVGPENKVVPKRVVLGPISEGLRVIRSGLSPEDKVIIGGNANPMVRPGVAVTPQPGEIKIATTN, from the coding sequence ATGTCACGCAGCCGTTTCATCGGTCTGGTGCTCACCGCCATTGCCGTGTCGAGCGGCCCCGCTTCGTTCGACGCCGCCGCCCAGGGGGCTCCGCCGGCCCCTCCGGTTCAGGTCGCGCCCCCGCTCGCCAAGCGCATCACCAACTGGGACGAATTCACCGGGCGCTTCGAAGCCAGCGAACAGGTCGAGGTCCGCGCCCGCGTCTCCGGCTTCATCGACCGCGTGCACTTCCAGGACGGCTCGCTCATCCAGAAAGGCGACCTGCTCTTTACCATCGATCAGCGGCCTTACAAACTCGCCGTCGACGTCGCCCGCGCCGAGGTCGCGCGCGCCAAGGCCCAGGTCGAGCTCGCCCAGAACGAGGTCGAGCGCGCCGAGGGCCTGACCCAGAATCGCACGATCACGGCCCGCGACGTCGATCAGCGCCGCGCCAACCTGAACAGCGCGGTCGGAACGCTGCAGGGCGGCGAGGCCAATCTCAAGAATGCCGAGCTCAATCTCGAATGGACCGAGGTGCGCGCACCGCTTTCCGGCCGCATCTCCAACCGCCGCGTCGATCCGGGCAACCTGATCGCCGGCGGCCAGTCGGGCGCGACGCTGCTGACCACCATCGTGGCGGTCTCGCCGATCTACTTCACCTTCGACGTCTCCGAGGCCGACTTCCTGCGCTACTCGCGCATGGCCAGCCTGCGCGACGGCTCCGGCAACGACGCCGGCGTCCCCGTCGAGGTGCGGCTCTCCGACGAGACCCAATGGGGCCGGCGCGGCAAGGTCAACTTCGTCGACAACGCCCTGAATGCGCGCTCGGCCACCATCCGAGGCCGCGCCGTGTTCGACAACAAGGACCAGTTCCTCACGCCTGGCGTCTTCGGCCGGCTGCGCTTCTTCGCCGGCGAGGCCGATGCGCTGCTCGTGCCCGATACGGTGATCGCCTCCGACCAGGCCAACAAGGTCGTGCTGACGGTCGGCCCCGAGAACAAGGTCGTGCCGAAGCGGGTCGTGCTCGGGCCGATCAGCGAGGGCCTCCGGGTGATCCGTTCCGGCCTGTCGCCCGAGGACAAGGTGATCATCGGCGGCAACGCCAACCCGATGGTTCGCCCGGGCGTCGCGGTCACGCCGCAACCCGGCGAGATCAAGATCGCCACGACGAACTGA
- the bepG gene encoding Efflux pump membrane transporter BepG — protein sequence MFRFAHFFIDRPIFATVLSVLLTIAGAIAQRGLPISEYPEIAPPTVSITATYPGASAEVVAATVATPIEQEVNGVDDMLYISSQSTGDGRVTINVVFKAGVDIDQAQVLVQNRVSQAEARLPQDVRALGIQVRKASPDFLMVINMISPDGSRDAQYISNYASLYVKDVLTRVDGVGDVQVFGARDFSMRIWLDPAKVAARNLTAGDVVAALRAANVQVAAGALNQPPAKSDEAFQFSVNTLGRLTDVSEFENIVVRSDADGGTIRIRDIARVELGSQDYTTNAYLDNRNTVAIGVFQRPGSNALATSDKLISTMTEMAKQFPVGLEHRIIYNPTEFIGESVDAVVHTLLEAIVLVVVVVILFLQTWRAAIIPIVAIPVSLVGTFLVMSAVGISFNTISLLALVLAIGIVVDDAIVVVENVERYLAEGLTPKEAAHKTMDEVGGALLAIALVLCAVFIPTAFISGLQGTFYQQFAVTIAASTAISCFVSLTLSPAMSAVLLKPHKKHDEHEQHGFFYKLGAPVRWFFHYFNAGFDWLSRSYGRVTSRLIRIAVILLIVYSGLIAATVWDIRRTPTGLVPQLDRGYFIAVLQLPPGSSLQRTDAVLRKANEILLSRPGVAHTVAFAGLDGATFTIAPNTGVAFVTLAPFKDREKQGLTTQGIFADLRQQMFGISEAFTLLIEPPAIPGIGTGGGLKGYVQDRSGRGLAALEGAAWIVAGSAGQVPGIQQPFTLFSTKTPQIYADIDRTKAEMLGVPITRIFETLSVYMGSAYINDFNLLGRTYRVTAQADNPFRLTTRDVANLKTRNADGEMVPIGSIASFHDTTGAYRVPRYNLYPAAEVQLSMAHGFSTGQGIAAVEKIAAERLPAGFGFEWTEIALQEKLAGNTAIIAFGLAVVFVFLLLAALYESWLLPLSVILIVPMCILAAMFGVNYANLDRNILVDIGLVVLVGLAAKNAILIVEFAKQAEDEGMHRRDAAIAAARTRLRPILMTSMAFILGVLPLTISVGAGAEMRQAMGIAVFSGMLGVTFFGLIFTPVFYVMVRWLADLGGKRRKAKAAQQQPGEAH from the coding sequence ATGTTCCGCTTCGCCCATTTCTTCATCGACCGGCCAATCTTCGCCACCGTTCTCTCGGTGCTGCTGACGATCGCCGGCGCCATCGCCCAGCGCGGCCTGCCGATCTCCGAGTACCCCGAGATCGCGCCGCCTACCGTCTCGATCACCGCGACCTATCCCGGCGCTTCGGCCGAGGTCGTCGCCGCCACGGTGGCGACGCCGATCGAGCAGGAGGTGAACGGCGTCGACGACATGCTCTACATCTCCTCGCAGTCGACCGGCGACGGGCGGGTGACGATCAACGTCGTGTTCAAGGCCGGCGTCGACATCGACCAGGCGCAGGTGCTGGTGCAGAACCGCGTCTCGCAGGCCGAGGCACGCCTGCCGCAGGATGTGCGCGCGCTCGGCATCCAGGTCCGCAAGGCCTCGCCCGACTTCCTGATGGTCATCAACATGATCTCGCCGGACGGGTCGCGCGACGCGCAATACATCTCCAACTACGCCTCGCTCTATGTGAAGGACGTGCTGACCCGCGTCGATGGCGTCGGCGACGTGCAGGTCTTCGGCGCGCGCGACTTCTCGATGCGCATCTGGCTCGACCCGGCCAAGGTTGCGGCCCGCAACCTGACGGCCGGCGACGTCGTCGCCGCGCTCAGGGCCGCGAACGTGCAGGTCGCGGCCGGCGCGCTGAACCAGCCCCCGGCAAAGTCGGACGAGGCCTTCCAGTTCTCGGTCAACACGCTCGGCCGCCTGACCGACGTTTCCGAGTTCGAGAACATCGTCGTGCGCTCCGATGCGGATGGCGGCACGATCCGCATTCGGGATATCGCCCGCGTCGAACTCGGCTCGCAGGACTACACCACCAACGCCTATCTCGATAACAGGAACACCGTCGCCATCGGCGTCTTCCAGCGCCCGGGCTCCAACGCGCTCGCGACCTCGGACAAGCTGATCTCGACGATGACCGAGATGGCCAAGCAGTTCCCGGTCGGCCTCGAGCACCGCATCATCTACAACCCGACCGAATTCATCGGCGAATCCGTCGACGCCGTGGTGCACACGCTGCTCGAAGCGATCGTGCTCGTCGTGGTCGTGGTGATCCTGTTCCTGCAGACCTGGCGCGCCGCGATCATCCCGATCGTCGCGATCCCGGTCTCGCTGGTCGGCACCTTCCTGGTGATGAGCGCAGTCGGCATCTCCTTCAACACGATCTCGCTGCTGGCGCTGGTTCTCGCCATCGGCATCGTCGTCGACGACGCGATCGTGGTGGTAGAGAACGTCGAGCGCTATCTCGCCGAGGGCCTCACGCCCAAGGAAGCCGCGCATAAGACCATGGACGAGGTCGGCGGCGCGCTGCTCGCGATCGCGCTGGTGCTCTGCGCCGTGTTCATCCCGACCGCCTTCATCAGCGGCCTGCAGGGCACGTTCTACCAGCAATTCGCGGTCACGATCGCAGCCTCGACGGCGATCTCCTGCTTCGTATCGCTGACGCTCTCGCCGGCGATGTCGGCGGTGCTGCTCAAGCCGCACAAGAAGCATGACGAGCACGAGCAGCACGGCTTCTTCTACAAGCTGGGCGCGCCGGTCCGCTGGTTCTTCCATTACTTCAACGCCGGCTTCGACTGGCTGTCGCGCAGCTATGGGCGCGTCACCTCGCGGCTGATCCGCATCGCGGTGATCCTGCTGATCGTCTATTCCGGCCTGATCGCTGCCACCGTCTGGGACATCCGCCGGACGCCGACCGGCCTCGTGCCGCAGCTCGACCGCGGCTACTTCATCGCCGTTCTCCAGCTGCCGCCCGGCTCCTCGCTGCAGCGGACGGACGCCGTGCTGCGCAAGGCCAACGAGATCCTGCTGTCCCGCCCCGGCGTGGCGCATACCGTCGCCTTCGCCGGTCTCGACGGCGCGACCTTCACCATCGCGCCGAATACCGGCGTCGCCTTCGTCACGCTCGCGCCGTTCAAGGATCGCGAGAAGCAGGGGCTGACGACGCAGGGCATCTTCGCCGACCTCCGGCAGCAGATGTTCGGCATCTCGGAAGCCTTCACCCTGCTGATCGAGCCGCCGGCCATCCCGGGCATCGGCACCGGCGGCGGCCTGAAGGGCTATGTGCAGGATCGTTCCGGGCGCGGGCTCGCGGCGCTCGAAGGCGCAGCCTGGATCGTCGCCGGCTCGGCCGGGCAGGTCCCGGGCATCCAGCAGCCCTTCACGCTGTTCTCGACCAAGACGCCGCAGATCTATGCCGATATCGACCGCACCAAGGCGGAGATGCTCGGCGTGCCGATCACGCGCATCTTCGAGACGCTGTCGGTCTATATGGGCTCGGCCTATATCAACGACTTCAACCTGTTGGGCCGGACCTATCGCGTGACGGCGCAGGCCGACAACCCGTTCCGCCTGACCACGCGCGACGTCGCCAATCTCAAGACCCGCAACGCGGATGGAGAGATGGTGCCGATCGGCTCGATCGCGTCCTTCCACGACACGACCGGTGCCTATCGCGTGCCGCGCTACAACCTCTATCCGGCGGCGGAAGTGCAGCTCTCGATGGCGCACGGCTTCTCGACCGGCCAGGGCATCGCGGCCGTGGAGAAGATCGCTGCCGAGCGCCTGCCCGCAGGCTTCGGCTTCGAATGGACCGAGATCGCGCTGCAGGAGAAGCTCGCGGGCAATACGGCGATCATCGCCTTCGGGCTTGCCGTGGTCTTCGTCTTCCTGCTGCTGGCGGCGCTCTATGAGAGCTGGCTCCTGCCGCTCTCGGTCATCCTGATCGTGCCGATGTGTATCCTGGCCGCGATGTTCGGCGTGAACTACGCCAATCTCGACCGGAACATCCTCGTCGATATCGGCCTCGTCGTGCTCGTCGGTCTCGCCGCCAAGAACGCGATCCTGATCGTCGAGTTCGCCAAGCAGGCCGAGGACGAGGGCATGCATCGCCGCGACGCGGCGATCGCCGCCGCCCGCACCCGCCTGCGGCCGATCCTGATGACCTCGATGGCGTTCATCCTCGGCGTGCTGCCGCTGACCATCTCGGTCGGTGCCGGCGCGGAGATGCGCCAGGCGATGGGCATCGCGGTGTTCTCCGGCATGCTCGGCGTCACCTTCTTCGGCCTGATCTTCACGCCGGTGTTCTATGTGATGGTGCGCTGGCTGGCGGATCTTGGCGGGAAGCGGCGCAAGGCCAAGGCAGCGCAGCAGCAGCCGGGCGAAGCGCATTGA
- a CDS encoding conserved hypothetical protein (Evidence 4 : Unknown function but conserved in other organisms): MIISRAMVYACLTVLAGILAVVAALMILLTLVQIARGEPVPDPVPRAVATILAIGFAFGCRAVARRLI, from the coding sequence ATGATCATCAGCCGCGCCATGGTCTATGCCTGCCTGACCGTGCTGGCCGGCATCCTCGCTGTCGTCGCCGCTCTGATGATCCTGCTGACGCTCGTCCAGATCGCGCGCGGAGAGCCCGTGCCAGATCCGGTGCCGCGAGCCGTCGCCACGATTCTGGCCATCGGTTTCGCCTTCGGCTGTCGGGCGGTCGCGCGCCGGCTGATCTGA
- the gatA gene encoding Glutamyl-tRNA(Gln) amidotransferase subunit A, with product MTDLTRLTLTEARDGLKAKTFSATELTKAHIAAVEKARALNAYVLETPEHALKQAAASDEKLAKGEARPLEGLPLGIKDLFATNGVRTTACSKILGNFVPAYESTVTSQLWRDGAVMLGKLNNDEFAMGSSNETSAFGNVVNPWRRKGSNVGAGQGGAVEGNHLVPGGSSGGSAAAVAADLCLAATATDTGGSIRQPAAFTGTVGIKPTYGRCSRWGTVAFASSLDQAGPIAKTVRDAAVMLRSMSGHDPKDTTSVDMAVPDYEASVGRSVKGMKIGIPREYRLEGLNPEIDALWQKGIEWLRAAGAEIVEISLPHTKYALPAYYIVAPAEASSNLARYDGVRYGLREQGKDIVEMYEKTRAAGFGAEVKRRIMIGTYVLSAGYYDAYYLRAQKVRTLIKRDFETAYGQGIDAVLTPATPSAAFGIGEKGSADPVEMYLNDVFTVTVNMAGLPGIAVPAGLDAQGLPLGLQLIGRPFDEETLFSLGEVIELAAGRFPVTEKWWG from the coding sequence GTGACCGATCTCACCCGCCTGACGCTGACCGAGGCCCGCGACGGCCTGAAAGCCAAGACCTTCTCCGCGACCGAGCTGACGAAGGCGCATATCGCCGCCGTCGAGAAGGCGCGCGCCCTCAACGCCTATGTGCTGGAAACGCCCGAGCATGCTCTGAAGCAGGCCGCTGCCTCCGACGAGAAGCTCGCCAAGGGCGAGGCCCGCCCGCTCGAAGGCCTGCCGCTCGGCATCAAGGACCTGTTCGCCACCAACGGCGTGCGCACCACCGCCTGCTCGAAGATCCTCGGCAATTTCGTGCCGGCCTATGAGTCGACCGTGACGAGCCAGCTCTGGCGCGATGGCGCGGTGATGCTCGGCAAGCTCAACAACGACGAGTTCGCCATGGGCTCGTCGAACGAGACCTCGGCCTTCGGCAATGTCGTGAACCCCTGGCGCCGCAAGGGCTCCAATGTCGGGGCCGGGCAGGGCGGTGCCGTCGAGGGCAACCATCTCGTGCCGGGCGGCTCGTCGGGCGGTTCCGCCGCGGCCGTCGCCGCCGATCTCTGCCTTGCCGCGACCGCGACCGATACCGGCGGCTCGATCCGCCAGCCCGCAGCCTTCACCGGCACGGTCGGCATCAAGCCGACCTATGGCCGCTGCTCGCGCTGGGGCACGGTGGCCTTCGCCTCCTCGCTCGATCAGGCCGGGCCGATCGCCAAGACCGTGCGCGACGCGGCCGTGATGTTACGCTCGATGTCCGGCCATGACCCTAAGGACACCACCTCGGTCGATATGGCCGTACCCGACTATGAGGCTTCCGTCGGTCGGTCGGTGAAGGGCATGAAGATCGGCATTCCCCGGGAATACCGGCTCGAGGGCCTGAACCCTGAGATCGATGCGCTCTGGCAGAAGGGTATCGAATGGCTCAGGGCCGCCGGCGCCGAGATCGTCGAGATTTCGCTGCCGCATACGAAATACGCCCTGCCGGCCTATTACATCGTCGCGCCGGCCGAGGCCTCCTCGAACCTCGCCCGCTATGACGGCGTCCGCTATGGCCTGCGCGAGCAGGGCAAGGACATCGTCGAGATGTACGAGAAGACCCGCGCCGCGGGCTTCGGCGCCGAGGTCAAGCGCCGCATCATGATCGGCACCTACGTTCTCTCGGCGGGCTATTACGACGCCTACTACCTGCGCGCCCAGAAAGTCCGCACCCTGATCAAGCGCGATTTCGAGACCGCTTATGGTCAGGGCATCGACGCGGTGCTGACGCCTGCCACGCCGTCGGCCGCCTTCGGCATCGGCGAGAAGGGTTCGGCCGATCCGGTCGAGATGTATCTCAACGACGTCTTCACGGTGACGGTGAACATGGCGGGCCTGCCCGGCATCGCCGTGCCCGCCGGCCTCGATGCGCAGGGTCTGCCGCTGGGCTTGCAGCTCATCGGTCGCCCCTTCGACGAGGAGACGCTGTTCTCGCTCGGCGAGGTGATCGAGCTGGCCGCTGGCCGCTTTCCGGTGACGGAGAAGTGGTGGGGCTGA